In Spiroplasma chinense, a single window of DNA contains:
- a CDS encoding diacylglycerol kinase family protein codes for MAGKNGKKSRVGTRVKNKFGNAARGIITAFKEESTLLVYLIAIFLCVGLGIWLKLSTVEWSIVLLTIGVLLGFEFVNTSVENFVDLLSFEYNIQAKKIKDICAAASILNAVIAVGIGFLIYLEKFINTIISLVQ; via the coding sequence ATGGCAGGCAAGAATGGAAAAAAGTCTAGGGTTGGAACTAGAGTTAAAAATAAGTTTGGAAATGCAGCTAGGGGAATTATTACAGCATTTAAAGAAGAATCTACTTTATTGGTGTATCTAATTGCAATATTCTTGTGTGTTGGTTTAGGTATTTGGTTGAAACTTTCAACTGTTGAATGGTCAATTGTTTTACTTACAATTGGGGTTTTACTTGGATTTGAATTCGTAAATACTTCAGTAGAAAACTTTGTAGATTTACTAAGTTTCGAGTATAACATTCAGGCCAAAAAAATTAAAGATATTTGTGCGGCAGCAAGTATCTTGAATGCAGTTATTGCAGTAGGTATTGGTTTTTTAATTTATCTAGAAAAGTTTATAAACACAATTATTAGCTTAGTTCAATAA
- the ybeY gene encoding rRNA maturation RNase YbeY, with amino-acid sequence MDEITIIYEDDNKDLEQYEKVFEELLTHTKNELKIDKSLMLSVTFIKPEESIRLNTEYRGKEYVGDVISFPIDDPMGIYEQLDFKEIGDIFITYDEALNKAKLYNHKIYEEMCWLFVHGLLHILGYDHELGENEEKEMFDLTNNILKRVNVVYKVV; translated from the coding sequence ATGGATGAAATTACAATTATTTATGAAGATGATAATAAAGATTTAGAACAATACGAAAAAGTTTTTGAAGAACTTTTAACTCATACTAAAAATGAATTAAAGATTGATAAAAGTTTAATGTTATCAGTAACTTTTATTAAACCAGAAGAATCAATTAGGTTAAATACTGAATATAGAGGAAAAGAGTATGTTGGAGATGTTATTTCATTTCCAATTGACGATCCAATGGGAATTTACGAACAATTAGATTTTAAAGAAATTGGAGATATCTTTATTACGTATGACGAAGCTTTGAATAAAGCAAAACTTTACAATCACAAAATCTATGAAGAAATGTGTTGATTATTTGTTCACGGTCTTTTACATATCCTTGGATATGACCATGAATTGGGAGAAAATGAAGAAAAAGAGATGTTTGATTTAACAAATAATATCTTAAAAAGAGTTAATGTAGTGTATAAAGTAGTATAA
- the cdd gene encoding cytidine deaminase — protein MDKNKVYEELKVLRTNAYVPYSKFRVACIIYLKNGKKIEGVNVENAAYNPTICGERTAVSQLVTQGYNKDDVELLALYTDSEGVGSPCGTCRQTLIELLNPDQKIWIFNINEFSGEYTLEYFLPLSFTKTDLG, from the coding sequence ATGGACAAAAATAAAGTTTATGAGGAATTAAAAGTTTTAAGAACAAACGCATATGTTCCTTATTCAAAATTTAGAGTGGCATGTATTATTTATCTAAAAAATGGCAAAAAAATTGAGGGTGTTAATGTAGAAAACGCTGCATATAACCCTACAATTTGTGGTGAAAGAACTGCGGTTTCACAATTGGTAACCCAAGGTTACAACAAAGATGATGTTGAGCTTTTAGCGTTATACACAGATTCTGAAGGAGTTGGCTCTCCTTGTGGAACATGTCGTCAGACACTTATTGAACTGTTAAATCCAGATCAAAAAATTTGAATTTTCAATATAAATGAGTTTTCAGGGGAATATACTTTAGAATATTTCCTACCTTTAAGTTTTACAAAGACTGATTTAGGATAA